The sequence ACGTGGCACCGGCGTCGTTGCGCGTGACGGTCGCCGTCACGTCACGGATCACGACCTCGCCGTCCTGACCGGAGAGGTGGTGGATACCGACGGCGACGTCGGACGCGCCCTGATCGAACTCGGTTCCGTCTCCCGCCTCGACGAAGCGCTCCGGGTGAGTCAGCCACCACGTACCTGCGCCGAGCGCACCGAGGACGACGAGCGCCGTCGCGGCGGCCGGCAGCCACCGCCACATCCCCGGGCGCGCACGCCCGGTCTCCGGCTCGACCCGTACCCCGTCCGTCGTCGGACTCAAGCGTCCCCCTGCCCGCGCAGCCTGCCCAGGCGCCGACGTTAGCGGAACGGCGGCCGAGGTCGACCCGTCTTGCCGCGAGCTCGGAACGACGTCGGGCACGACTGCCTCACCGACCCCCACGTCACGTGGCCCAGGGCGGGGTCTCGACCTCCACCGGCCGGCCGGTGCGCGCGGACTCCTCGATGGCGAGGCCGAGCAGGTGGTCGTGGCAGCCGTCCGCGAGCGGGTACGGCTGCGGCCCGTCGTCGTGCAGCCAGGCGGCGCAGCCGGCGAGCAGGCCGGCCACGGCGAGGTCGTCGTCCGCGAGCCGTGCGCCGTGGAACTCGTTGCGGTAGAGCACGCGCCCCTCGAGGCTGAGGTGCTCGAGGTCGAAGCCGTCGAGGTTCTGCTCGATCCCGGACATGCGGCGCTCGATCCGCGAGGTGACGACCGTGCGCTCCCCCGCCCAGCGCGTCACCTCGTCGCTGACGATCTCGCCGAGGGACCCGCGCACCACGATCCGGTTGGTGCGCAGCGGGTTGTGCCACTGGTTGTCGGTGAAGTCGTACAGCGCGCTGCGCCCGTCGCCCAGGTCGATCGTCGCAAGCAGCGTGGCGGCGGTGGCCGGCTCGGTGGCGCCCGTCCAGCCGTCGCGGCTCAGGGGGTCGAGCAGGGGCGCCTCGAAGCGTGAGGTGCGCACCACGGCCGGGCCGCGACCGGCCCCGAGGAGGCTCCGCACCAGCCCCGTCGCGTGGTAGAGGTGCGTCGAGGAGACCTGCACGCTCGTCGGCTCGCCGATGAGCCCGGCCTCCACCACCGCGCGCCGCGCGGCGTGCGCGGGCATGAACGGGCTGTGCTCCGCGACCTGGACCAGGCCGCTCGCGCCCACGTCCGACCACAGGGCGCGCAGGCCGTCCGCGTCCGGCGCGGGCGGCGTCTCGGCCAGCACGGGGACGCCGGCCGCGACCACCTCGCGGACCACGCCGGGAGTGACGGGCCAGGGCACCGACGCGACCACCAGCTCCGGGCGCTCGGGGAAGCCGCCCACCAGCTCCGCGACCGTGCGCACGGTCGGCACGCCCCACTGCGCCTCGACCTCCGCACCGCGCTCCGCCGACCGCGACACCACGCCGACGCACTCGAACCGCTCCGGCAGCACGCGAGCCATCCGCGCGAAGAACTCCGCGCGCCACCCGCTCCCCACGATCCCGAACCGCAGCGGTGCCATGCGACCTCCTCGTCGTCGTGCTCGTCGTGCCCGTCCGGCCACCAAACCAGCCTCGGGTGACGACGGCAAAGGGAGTCGGCCACTAGGTTCTGACACGGCAGCCGACCGGGCGGCACGACGAGGGGGACACGTGACCATCAGCGAGCCGAGCCGGGAGCCCGACGCGGCCGGCACCGTGAACCCGGTGAATGTCGTCGTCGCGCTGTTCCGGTTCGGGGTCGCCGCGCTCGCGCTGGCCGGGACCAAGGAGGTCTGGCTGCACGGGCAGCTCGACGACCTGCTCTACTTCACCAACCAGTCCGGCGTGCTGCTGGCGGTCGTGATGATCTGGGCGGGGTTCGCCTCGCTGCTGGGCAAGCGCCAGCCGCCCGGCTGGTTCAAGGGCGGGGTGACGCTGTTCCTCGCGATCACCGGCCTGGTCGCGTACTTCGTGCTCGAGCCCGAGGCCGCGGACGCGCCCACGCTCGCGATCGGGCTGACGTCCGGCCAGATCGAGCACCAGCTCGACCCCGTGCTCGCCTTCCTGGACTTCCTGCTGCTCGACCAGCACCGCCGCCTGCGCTGGCGGTACTCGTGGTGGTGGCTGGTCTACCTGCTGGCGTACGTGACGTTCACGACCGTCCGCGGCACGGTGTGGGACCTGGACTACCCGTACGGGTTCATCGACCTCGGCGAGCTGGGCTGGGGCGGGCTGCTGCTCAACGTCCTGGTCTACGGCATCGGCTTCACGCTGCTCGGGCTGCTGATCATCCTGATCGACCGCCGGATGCCCGCCCGCGCCCTCGTCGGGAACCCGGTGCCGACCAGGACGTGACCGCGCTCGCCACCACCCTCGCGACGGCGCTCGCGGACGGGGTCCCCGGCTGGGACCATCGGGCGTGCGCATCGCGACGTTCAACCTCCAGCACGGGCGCGCGACGACGAGCGGGCGCGTCGACCACGCGGCGCTGACGCGGGCGGTCCGCTCCCTCGACGCCGACGTGCTCGCGCTGCAGGAGGTCGACCGCGGGCAGCTGCGCTCCGGGCGCAGCGACCAGGCCGCGCTCGTCGCGCAGGCGTCGGGTGCGGCGCACGTGCGGATGGCGCCCGCGCTCGTCGGGCCCGCGGGACTGTGGCGGCGCGCTACCGCGCGCGACCGCGGCGGGGCGGCGTACGGCGTCGCGATCGTGAGCCGGTTCACCGTGCGGGAGTGGACGACGATCCCGCTGCCGCGGCTGCCGGGCGTCACCCTGGTCGGCGCCGGGCGCGTCCGACGGCCGTACCGGGACCAGCCGCGCGTCGCGCTGGTCGCCGTGGTCGAGACGCCGCACGGCGCGGTGACCGTGGTCGGTACGCACCTGTCCTACCTGCCGGGGCAGGGCGAGCGTCAGCTCGAGCACCTGCTGGCCGCGCTGGGCACGGCCGAGCCGCTCGTCGTGCTGGGGGACCTCAACCTGCGGCCGCCCGCCGTCCGGCGCGTGGCCGGCGCCCGCGGCCTCGAGGCGATCGCCGCGGCGCCGACCTACCCCGCCGAGGAGCCGCGGGCGCAGATCGACCACGTCCTGGGCCGGGGCGTGCGGCCCGCCGGACCGGCGCGGGCCGTGGCGACCGGCGTCAGCGACCACCGCGCGCTCGTCGTCGACCTCACGCCGTGAGAGCCGCCGCCGCCCCGTGCTCAACCGGTTCGGGAACGGTCGCTCCCAGCGGACTGCCAGGAACGTCGCGTACCGTGCACGGGTGCCGCCGCTGCGGTTCGCTCTCCCGACCTCACCCCCGACCTCACGGAGCACACCCGTGCACGCCTTCCGCCGCACGACCTCTCGTCGCGTCGCCGCCACCGTCACCGCGACGGTCACCGCCGCCACGCTCGCCCTGACGCTCGCCGCCTGCGGCAGCGACGCCGACGACACGGGCGCCGACGCGACGCCGACGGCCACGGCCGACGCCGGCGCCTCCGCGGAGCCGACCCCCGCGGCCACCGCCGCCGCCACGCCGAGCGCCGAGGACGTCGCCGCGCTCGAGAAGGTCACGGTCGAGGGCGAGCCGGGCTCGGAGCCGACGATCACGCTGCCGACCAACCCGTTCACCGTCACCGCGAACGTGGCCCGGGTCATCACCGAGGGCGACGGCGAGGCCATCGAGGTCGGCGACATCCTCGAGACCCAGCTCACCGCGGTCGACAGCGCCGGCACCCGCCTGGGCAGCACCTACGAGGACGAGGCCAGCCAGCCCTGGACCGTCGCGGACAGCCTCCCGGCGCTCGACGACGCGCTGGCGACCGTGAACATCGGCGCGCAGGTGCTGCTGGCCCTGACCAGCGGCGACGACACCGCCGTCTACGTCTTCGAGCCCACCGCGAAGATCCCCAGCCGGGCGTCCGGTACCGCCGCGGACCCGGTCGAGGGCCTGCCGACGGTCGAGCTCGCCGACGACGGCACCCCGACGATCACGCCGTCCGACGCGGACGCCCCGACCAAGCTCACCGTCGAGCCGCTCATCGAGGGCGACGGCGCCACGGTCGAGTCCGGTGACAACCTCCTGGTGCAGTACACCGGCGCGCTCTGGGACGGCACCGTCTTCGACTCGTCGTGGGACGCCCAGCCGTTCCCGGTGACGTCGATCGGCACCGCCCAGGTGATCGACGGCTGGAACGAGGGCCTGGTCGGCCAGAAGGTCGGCAGCCAGGTGCTGCTCGTCGTGCCGCCGGACAAGGGCTACGGCGACACGGCGCAGGGCGACATCCCGGCCGGGTCGACGCTCGTCTTCGTCGTCGACATCCTCTGGGCCAGCTGACCGCTCGCTCGAACCACCGCACCCCCGGTGCCGCGGGACCCACGTCCTGCCGGCACCGGGGGTGCGTCGTTAGTGTGGGCCGCAGGTCGCCGACGACCTCGCGCGGGACCCGCCCGCGCACCCACCTGGCGGCCGGGGAGCCGAGCATGGACCAGGCGACGACGCCCAGGATCCGCACCGTCGCCCTGGTGGGCGCCGCCGGCGCGGGCAAGACCACGCTGACCGAGGCGCTCCTGCACCGGGCCGGCGTGACCGGCCGGCCGGGACGCGTCGAGGACGGCTCGACGGTGACCGACCACGAGCCCGAGGAGATCGCGCGCGGGCTCTCGCTCTCGCTCGGGCTCGCGCCCTTCACGTGGCGGCTCGGGACCGGCGACGAGTACGACGTGACCCTCCTCGACACCCCCGGGTCCGCCGACTTCGCCGGCTCCCTGGACGCCGCGCTCGCGGTGGCCGACCTCGCCGTGCTCGTCGTGTCCGCGGTCGACGGCGTGCAGGCCGGCACGCACGCCGCCTGGCGCGCGGTGGCCGAGGCCGGGCTCCCGCGGCTCGTCGTGGTGACCAAGGAGGACAAGGCCCGCGCGGACTTCCACCACGTCCTGGCGGACCTGCGCGAGGCGTTCGGCGAGGGGTTCGTGCCCCTCGAGCTGCCGCTCGGCGAGGAGGCCGCGTTCCACGGCGTGGCGGACGTGCTGAGCGAGGAGGGCCTCGAGTACGCCGCCGACGGCCGGCACAGCACGGGCACCGTCCCGGCGGACGTCGCGGAGGAGGAGCACCGGCTGCACGGCGAGGTGACCGAGGAGATCGTCTCCCACGACGACGAGGCACTCGAGCGCTACCTCGGCGGCGACGAGCCGTCGGCGGCCGAGCTGGGACGGACGCTCGCGCACGAGGTGCGGGACCTCGAGGCCTTCCCCGTGCTCGTCGCCTCCGGCGTCACCGAGGTCGGTGTGGACCGTCTGGCGGACCTGGTCTGCGAGCTGGGTCCCGCGCCCGGCGAGCGTCCCGCGGTCGTCGTCGCGGGGCCGACGAGCGGTTCGTCGGCGGGTCCGACGAGGGTGGAGGTGGCCGTGGACCCCGCCGGACCGGTGCTGGTGCACGCCTTCCGCACCGTCGCCGACCCGTTCGTCGGGCAGGTCACGCTGCTGCGCGTGCTGAGCGGCACCGTGCGACCCGGCGACCGGCTGCTCAACACGACCTCGCGGACCGAGGAGCGCGTGCCGGGGCTGTTCCGGCTGCGCGGCAAGGAGCACCTGCCGGTCGACGCGGCCGTCGCGGGGCAGGTGGTCGCGGTCGCCAAGCTGACCGCGACGCCGAGCGGCTCGCTGCTGACCGACAAGGCGGGCCCGGGCGCCGCGATGACCGCACCGCCGCCACCGCACCGCGCGCCGGTGTTCGGGCTCGCGCTCACTCCCGTGTCGCAGTCGGACGACGACCGGCTCTCCGGCGCGCTGACGCGGCTGGCGGCCGAGGACGCGACGCTCGTCGTCGACCGCTCGTCGGACCACACGGTGCTGCGCGGGCTCGGGGACACCCACCTGGCCGTCGCGCTCGAGCGGCTCGCCCGCGTGTTCGGCGTCCACGTCACGACCTCGGCGGTGCCGGTCGCGTACCGCGAGACCATCCGGCGCACCGTCGAGGCCGAGGGCAAAGTCAAGAAGCAGTCCGGCGGGCAC is a genomic window of Cellulomonas fulva containing:
- a CDS encoding elongation factor G is translated as MDQATTPRIRTVALVGAAGAGKTTLTEALLHRAGVTGRPGRVEDGSTVTDHEPEEIARGLSLSLGLAPFTWRLGTGDEYDVTLLDTPGSADFAGSLDAALAVADLAVLVVSAVDGVQAGTHAAWRAVAEAGLPRLVVVTKEDKARADFHHVLADLREAFGEGFVPLELPLGEEAAFHGVADVLSEEGLEYAADGRHSTGTVPADVAEEEHRLHGEVTEEIVSHDDEALERYLGGDEPSAAELGRTLAHEVRDLEAFPVLVASGVTEVGVDRLADLVCELGPAPGERPAVVVAGPTSGSSAGPTRVEVAVDPAGPVLVHAFRTVADPFVGQVTLLRVLSGTVRPGDRLLNTTSRTEERVPGLFRLRGKEHLPVDAAVAGQVVAVAKLTATPSGSLLTDKAGPGAAMTAPPPPHRAPVFGLALTPVSQSDDDRLSGALTRLAAEDATLVVDRSSDHTVLRGLGDTHLAVALERLARVFGVHVTTSAVPVAYRETIRRTVEAEGKVKKQSGGHGQFAVVQLRVGPLPHGEGYAFVDSVVGGSVPRQYLPSVERGAAEAMAHGGPHGYPVVDLRVEVYDGKSHSVDSSDMAFRAAAANGVREALAAAGTVVLEPIDHVTVVVPSAAQGDVMGDLSGRRGRITTTSARDGGLVAIEADVPQAELARYVLDLRSLTGGRAELTVHPSHYDPCPDHLLPT
- a CDS encoding FKBP-type peptidyl-prolyl cis-trans isomerase, with product MHAFRRTTSRRVAATVTATVTAATLALTLAACGSDADDTGADATPTATADAGASAEPTPAATAAATPSAEDVAALEKVTVEGEPGSEPTITLPTNPFTVTANVARVITEGDGEAIEVGDILETQLTAVDSAGTRLGSTYEDEASQPWTVADSLPALDDALATVNIGAQVLLALTSGDDTAVYVFEPTAKIPSRASGTAADPVEGLPTVELADDGTPTITPSDADAPTKLTVEPLIEGDGATVESGDNLLVQYTGALWDGTVFDSSWDAQPFPVTSIGTAQVIDGWNEGLVGQKVGSQVLLVVPPDKGYGDTAQGDIPAGSTLVFVVDILWAS
- a CDS encoding endonuclease/exonuclease/phosphatase family protein, giving the protein MRIATFNLQHGRATTSGRVDHAALTRAVRSLDADVLALQEVDRGQLRSGRSDQAALVAQASGAAHVRMAPALVGPAGLWRRATARDRGGAAYGVAIVSRFTVREWTTIPLPRLPGVTLVGAGRVRRPYRDQPRVALVAVVETPHGAVTVVGTHLSYLPGQGERQLEHLLAALGTAEPLVVLGDLNLRPPAVRRVAGARGLEAIAAAPTYPAEEPRAQIDHVLGRGVRPAGPARAVATGVSDHRALVVDLTP
- a CDS encoding Pr6Pr family membrane protein, with the translated sequence MTISEPSREPDAAGTVNPVNVVVALFRFGVAALALAGTKEVWLHGQLDDLLYFTNQSGVLLAVVMIWAGFASLLGKRQPPGWFKGGVTLFLAITGLVAYFVLEPEAADAPTLAIGLTSGQIEHQLDPVLAFLDFLLLDQHRRLRWRYSWWWLVYLLAYVTFTTVRGTVWDLDYPYGFIDLGELGWGGLLLNVLVYGIGFTLLGLLIILIDRRMPARALVGNPVPTRT
- a CDS encoding Gfo/Idh/MocA family protein; this encodes MAPLRFGIVGSGWRAEFFARMARVLPERFECVGVVSRSAERGAEVEAQWGVPTVRTVAELVGGFPERPELVVASVPWPVTPGVVREVVAAGVPVLAETPPAPDADGLRALWSDVGASGLVQVAEHSPFMPAHAARRAVVEAGLIGEPTSVQVSSTHLYHATGLVRSLLGAGRGPAVVRTSRFEAPLLDPLSRDGWTGATEPATAATLLATIDLGDGRSALYDFTDNQWHNPLRTNRIVVRGSLGEIVSDEVTRWAGERTVVTSRIERRMSGIEQNLDGFDLEHLSLEGRVLYRNEFHGARLADDDLAVAGLLAGCAAWLHDDGPQPYPLADGCHDHLLGLAIEESARTGRPVEVETPPWAT